A portion of the Sphingobacterium spiritivorum genome contains these proteins:
- the trxA gene encoding thioredoxin, translating into MALEITDSNFEELVLKSDKPVLVDFWAEWCGPCRMVGPVVEEIAKEYEGKAVVGKVDVDSNPEISVRFGIRNIPALLFFKNGEIVDKQVGAVPKSVLTEKLNKQF; encoded by the coding sequence ATGGCTTTAGAAATTACAGACAGCAATTTTGAAGAATTGGTATTAAAATCAGATAAACCGGTATTGGTAGATTTTTGGGCAGAATGGTGTGGTCCTTGCCGTATGGTAGGTCCTGTTGTAGAAGAAATCGCTAAAGAATACGAAGGTAAGGCTGTTGTTGGAAAAGTTGATGTAGACAGTAATCCTGAAATTTCGGTACGTTTCGGTATCCGTAACATTCCTGCACTATTGTTCTTCAAAAATGGAGAGATCGTGGATAAACAAGTGGGAGCAGTGCCAAAATCAGTATTGACGGAGAAACTGAACAAACAGTTTTAA
- the dnaE gene encoding DNA polymerase III subunit alpha, with protein sequence MYIIFDTETTGLPKRWDAPITDTDNWPRCIQIAWQLHDDMGNMVEHADFLIAPDGFNIPYDSEKIHGISTELAQERGIPIQEALVKFNEALAKAKFVVGQNIGFDVNIMGCEFYRYGVESPMAVMPVLDTCTEVTAELLKLPGGRGGRFKLPNLTELHTYLFGVAFAEAHNATADVEATTRCFLELVRLEVFTLDQLQQDTGYFVEFKTHNPGPIETVGLKHLNLKKASDEIRARQQTSGADEIVIDEEAAAALDDAVFAHLHNHSQFSVLQSTISIGGLVDAAVKNKMPAVALTDHGNMMGAFHFVSRVLGHNKDAETKNQELIDNGEEPTEIIVKPIVGCEFFICEDHLDKSRKDNGYQVVFLAKNKNGYHNLAKMSSVAYTKGFYYVPRIDKKVVEQYKEDIIVLSGNLQGEIPNKILNIGENQAEEALIWWKEQFGEDFYIEVMRHGQEDENRVNETLVALARRHEVKVIGTNNTYYVNKADAHAHDILLCVKDGEKLSTPKGRGRGFRFGLPNQEYYFKPASEMKKVFADLPEAIVNIQEIIDKVEIFKLNRDVLLPKFEIPEQFQVQEDNEDGGKRGENKYLAHLTYVGAEKRYAEITDDIRERLDFELATIEKTGYPGYFLIVQDFIAEARNMGVSVGPGRGSAAGSAVAYCLGITNIDPIQYDLLFERFLNPDRVSMPDIDIDFDDEGRGRVMQYVIDKYGASQVAQIITYGTMAAKSSIKDTARVLDLPLAEANEIAKLIPNLKLSKIFNMDEKALKEALRAEELEAVHKLISLADGAGLEAETIKQARVLEGSMRNTGIHACGVIITPDDITNFVPVSLAKDSDLYVTQFDNSVVESAGLLKMDFLGLKTLTLIKDTVANVKLRHNLDLDPDNFPIDDQLTYELFQRGETIGVFQYESPGMQKHMKDLKPTVFADLIAMNALYRPGPMEYIPSFIKRKHGIEPIVYDLDACEEYLKETYGITVYQEQVMLLSQKLAGFSKGDADVLRKAMGKKQKAVLDKMKPKFVAQAVEKGHNAKVLEKIWTDWEAFASYAFNKSHSTCYAWVAYQTAYLKAHFPAEYMAAVLSNNMNDIKQVTFFMEECRRMGLEVLGPDVNESHYKFTVNDIGAIRFGMGAVKGVGAGAVDTIVQTREGNPYKSVFDMAKRIDLRAANKKAFESLAYAGGFDSFKDTHRAQYFHVDGDNSTGLEKAVKFGQRHKENESSAQASLFGGGGSAELPEPVLAPCPQWGLIEKLKYEKDVIGIYLTSHPLDNYKFEIKHFCQNNVSELQLINKVKASEVEEDVLLEFNKIKNKEVIIGGIIAAANHRVSKNGKPFGILVIEDYSDSFEMMVFGEDYVKFKGYLQEGYFVQIRGLVQERFRQVGNWGFELKNIQLLSDLREKLAKSFTVQVPLQVVNSEFVLFMKNLIDGTKVEGQDANCQLKFKIVDVQEGFNIEMPAKTIKINLTNEFLDGIEQFEGVNYRLN encoded by the coding sequence ATGTATATAATTTTTGATACGGAAACTACAGGTTTACCTAAAAGATGGGATGCACCGATTACGGATACCGATAACTGGCCCAGATGTATACAAATTGCATGGCAGCTTCATGATGATATGGGAAATATGGTGGAGCATGCAGATTTTCTCATCGCACCGGATGGCTTTAATATCCCTTATGACTCTGAAAAGATACATGGTATATCTACAGAGCTAGCTCAGGAACGTGGTATTCCGATTCAGGAAGCACTGGTTAAATTCAATGAAGCATTGGCAAAAGCCAAATTTGTTGTCGGACAGAATATAGGGTTTGACGTGAATATCATGGGATGTGAATTCTACCGTTACGGAGTAGAGTCTCCTATGGCTGTAATGCCTGTGCTGGATACCTGTACGGAAGTAACAGCTGAATTGCTGAAACTTCCCGGTGGACGTGGAGGTCGGTTTAAACTTCCTAATCTGACGGAATTACACACTTATCTTTTTGGAGTTGCTTTTGCCGAAGCACACAATGCAACCGCCGATGTGGAAGCAACGACCCGTTGTTTTCTTGAATTAGTACGTCTTGAGGTTTTTACATTAGATCAGCTTCAGCAGGATACCGGATACTTTGTTGAGTTTAAAACGCACAATCCTGGACCGATAGAAACGGTAGGTCTCAAACATCTGAACCTGAAAAAGGCTTCAGATGAGATCAGAGCCCGTCAGCAAACTTCAGGAGCAGATGAAATTGTCATTGATGAGGAAGCTGCGGCTGCCTTGGATGATGCTGTATTTGCTCATTTACATAATCACTCTCAATTCTCAGTTTTACAATCCACCATTTCTATAGGAGGTCTGGTTGACGCGGCTGTTAAAAATAAAATGCCCGCAGTAGCCCTGACCGATCATGGAAATATGATGGGGGCTTTCCATTTTGTAAGCCGTGTACTCGGTCATAATAAGGATGCGGAAACCAAAAATCAGGAACTTATAGATAACGGAGAGGAACCTACTGAGATTATAGTCAAACCTATTGTAGGATGTGAGTTCTTTATCTGTGAGGATCACCTTGACAAGAGTCGGAAAGATAATGGTTATCAGGTTGTCTTCCTGGCTAAAAATAAAAATGGCTATCATAATCTGGCAAAAATGTCATCGGTAGCGTATACAAAAGGATTTTATTATGTACCGCGTATTGACAAAAAAGTCGTAGAACAGTACAAAGAAGATATTATCGTTCTTTCGGGTAATTTACAGGGTGAAATCCCGAATAAGATACTCAACATCGGAGAGAATCAGGCGGAAGAAGCACTGATCTGGTGGAAAGAACAATTTGGGGAAGACTTCTATATCGAGGTTATGCGTCACGGACAGGAAGATGAAAACCGTGTCAATGAAACATTAGTTGCTCTGGCGCGCAGGCATGAAGTAAAAGTCATCGGAACGAACAATACGTATTATGTCAATAAAGCGGATGCACATGCTCATGATATCTTACTCTGTGTAAAAGACGGAGAGAAGCTTTCTACGCCAAAGGGAAGAGGTCGTGGTTTCCGCTTTGGATTGCCCAATCAGGAATACTATTTTAAGCCTGCTTCTGAAATGAAGAAGGTATTCGCCGATCTTCCGGAAGCCATTGTCAATATTCAGGAGATTATTGATAAAGTAGAAATTTTCAAACTCAACAGGGATGTTTTGCTGCCTAAGTTTGAAATCCCCGAACAGTTCCAGGTACAGGAAGATAATGAAGATGGGGGTAAAAGAGGGGAGAACAAGTATCTGGCACATCTCACCTATGTAGGTGCAGAGAAAAGATATGCAGAGATTACAGATGATATCCGGGAGCGGCTGGACTTTGAACTGGCTACAATTGAAAAGACAGGATATCCGGGTTATTTTCTTATTGTTCAGGATTTTATTGCCGAAGCCCGCAATATGGGGGTTTCGGTAGGTCCGGGACGTGGATCTGCTGCCGGATCAGCCGTTGCTTATTGTCTGGGTATTACAAATATCGACCCGATTCAGTACGATTTGCTTTTTGAACGTTTCCTGAATCCGGATCGTGTATCCATGCCCGATATTGATATTGACTTTGATGATGAGGGCCGGGGAAGGGTCATGCAATATGTAATTGATAAGTACGGTGCTTCTCAGGTTGCACAGATCATTACCTATGGAACTATGGCCGCCAAATCTTCGATCAAAGATACAGCCCGTGTATTGGATCTTCCGCTTGCAGAAGCCAATGAGATTGCCAAGCTGATTCCTAATCTCAAGCTGAGCAAGATCTTCAATATGGATGAAAAAGCATTGAAGGAAGCTCTTCGGGCTGAAGAGCTTGAAGCTGTTCATAAGCTTATCTCTCTTGCTGATGGCGCGGGACTTGAAGCCGAGACAATCAAGCAGGCAAGAGTACTTGAAGGTTCTATGCGGAATACAGGTATTCACGCCTGTGGGGTTATTATTACGCCGGATGATATCACTAATTTCGTCCCGGTTTCGTTGGCGAAAGACTCTGATCTTTATGTCACGCAGTTTGATAACTCCGTGGTAGAAAGTGCGGGTCTCCTGAAGATGGACTTTTTGGGATTAAAGACATTAACTCTTATTAAGGATACAGTTGCTAACGTCAAATTGAGACATAATCTGGATCTTGATCCTGATAATTTCCCGATAGATGATCAGTTAACATATGAATTATTCCAGCGTGGTGAGACGATAGGTGTATTCCAGTACGAGTCGCCCGGTATGCAGAAACACATGAAGGATCTCAAGCCAACAGTGTTTGCCGATCTGATTGCGATGAATGCCCTGTATCGTCCGGGACCAATGGAGTATATCCCAAGCTTTATTAAACGTAAACACGGAATAGAGCCGATTGTATACGATCTGGATGCCTGTGAGGAGTATCTGAAAGAAACTTATGGTATTACGGTCTATCAGGAACAGGTAATGCTCCTGTCGCAGAAACTCGCCGGATTCTCAAAAGGTGATGCCGACGTATTGCGTAAGGCGATGGGTAAGAAACAAAAGGCTGTACTAGATAAGATGAAGCCTAAGTTTGTAGCGCAGGCGGTAGAGAAGGGACATAATGCTAAAGTGCTGGAAAAAATCTGGACCGACTGGGAAGCTTTTGCGAGTTATGCCTTTAATAAATCGCACTCCACCTGTTATGCATGGGTGGCTTATCAGACAGCTTATCTGAAAGCGCATTTCCCTGCTGAATATATGGCAGCCGTACTGTCCAATAATATGAATGACATTAAGCAGGTAACCTTTTTTATGGAAGAATGCCGGCGGATGGGGCTGGAAGTATTAGGTCCTGATGTCAATGAATCCCATTATAAGTTTACTGTAAATGATATCGGAGCTATCCGTTTCGGAATGGGAGCTGTAAAAGGAGTAGGAGCAGGAGCTGTAGATACCATTGTGCAGACACGTGAAGGCAATCCTTATAAATCCGTATTTGATATGGCCAAAAGAATAGATCTTCGTGCCGCTAATAAAAAAGCGTTCGAAAGCCTGGCTTATGCCGGAGGATTTGATAGTTTCAAGGATACCCATCGTGCGCAGTATTTTCATGTGGACGGAGATAACTCCACCGGACTGGAAAAAGCTGTCAAGTTTGGTCAGCGTCACAAAGAAAATGAAAGCTCAGCGCAGGCAAGCCTGTTTGGCGGAGGTGGAAGTGCTGAGCTTCCGGAACCTGTACTGGCGCCGTGTCCGCAGTGGGGACTTATTGAAAAGCTCAAATACGAAAAAGATGTGATCGGTATCTACCTGACCAGTCACCCGCTTGACAATTATAAATTTGAGATTAAACATTTCTGCCAGAATAACGTAAGTGAACTGCAGCTGATTAATAAAGTTAAAGCTTCAGAAGTAGAGGAGGATGTGTTACTGGAGTTTAATAAGATCAAAAATAAGGAGGTGATTATCGGTGGCATCATTGCTGCTGCAAATCATCGTGTTTCTAAAAACGGTAAACCCTTTGGTATACTGGTTATAGAAGATTATTCAGATTCATTTGAAATGATGGTTTTCGGGGAGGATTATGTCAAATTTAAAGGCTACCTGCAGGAAGGTTACTTTGTGCAGATCCGGGGTTTAGTGCAGGAGAGATTCAGGCAGGTTGGTAATTGGGGTTTTGAACTGAAAAATATTCAGTTGTTATCTGATCTTCGGGAAAAACTGGCGAAAAGTTTTACAGTACAGGTGCCTTTACAGGTTGTCAATTCTGAATTTGTACTGTTTATGAAGAATTTAATTGACGGTACAAAGGTAGAGGGACAGGATGCCAATTGTCAGTTGAAATTCAAAATTGTAGATGTACAGGAAGGCTTTAATATAGAGATGCCGGCAAAAACTATTAAGATTAACCTGACAAACGAATTTTTAGATGGGATCGAGCAGTTTGAAGGTGTCAATTATAGATTGAATTGA
- a CDS encoding ammonium transporter yields MKSKKSVFPLIFMVAVLILALIFPSVPVSGNDFEYSGADTAWMLTSTALVLIMTPGLAYFYGGMVKKKNVISTMLQSFICMAVVAVIWVVFGFSLVFGNSLGGIIGDPRTYFMFEHVIGGKPWPGAPTIPFTLFAMYQLKFAIITPALITGAVAERIRFTSYILFICLFFIFIYAPLAHATWHPDGVLFKLGVLDFAGGTVVHMSAGLTALAAAIYLKQGKDFHAHNPARITYVMLGTGMLWFGWFGFNAGSAFGANALAATALATTSAASGAAALMWIFFDAARGIKPSAMGTCIGAVVGLVAITPAAGFVTVPHSLIIGAVAALISRMVVYWRTKSRVDDTLDVFPCHGLGGMVGMLLTGVFATKAINGAVEHDGLFFGETTLFVAHVIGLVGATLFTLILAFILLKLTDLISPLRVSEEEEEIGLDLSQHNEKL; encoded by the coding sequence ATGAAAAGTAAAAAGTCTGTTTTTCCGCTGATTTTTATGGTGGCGGTTTTGATTTTAGCTCTGATTTTTCCTTCAGTTCCTGTTAGTGGGAATGATTTTGAATATTCAGGTGCGGATACCGCCTGGATGTTGACGTCTACCGCTCTGGTTTTGATTATGACTCCGGGTTTAGCTTATTTTTATGGAGGAATGGTGAAAAAGAAGAATGTAATCTCTACGATGTTGCAGAGTTTTATTTGTATGGCTGTAGTTGCAGTAATATGGGTTGTATTCGGTTTCAGTCTGGTATTTGGGAATTCTCTTGGTGGTATTATAGGCGATCCCCGTACCTATTTTATGTTTGAGCATGTAATAGGAGGTAAACCATGGCCGGGAGCACCGACAATTCCATTTACATTATTTGCCATGTATCAGCTCAAATTTGCAATTATTACTCCTGCATTGATAACTGGTGCTGTGGCAGAACGTATCCGTTTTACCTCTTATATTTTGTTTATCTGTTTGTTTTTTATTTTTATTTATGCTCCGCTGGCGCATGCTACCTGGCATCCGGATGGTGTGCTTTTCAAGCTTGGTGTCCTGGATTTTGCCGGTGGTACAGTTGTACATATGTCTGCAGGGCTGACTGCATTAGCTGCAGCGATCTATCTTAAACAGGGTAAAGATTTTCATGCACATAATCCGGCACGTATTACATATGTAATGCTGGGGACGGGTATGCTGTGGTTTGGGTGGTTTGGTTTCAATGCCGGTTCGGCCTTCGGAGCTAATGCGTTAGCTGCTACAGCGCTGGCGACTACTTCTGCAGCTTCCGGTGCTGCTGCATTGATGTGGATATTTTTTGATGCGGCAAGAGGTATTAAACCATCTGCAATGGGAACCTGTATCGGTGCAGTAGTGGGACTTGTTGCGATAACACCTGCTGCGGGATTTGTAACCGTACCTCACTCCCTTATTATTGGTGCTGTAGCTGCACTCATCAGCCGCATGGTCGTATACTGGAGAACTAAATCACGAGTGGATGATACACTGGATGTGTTTCCATGTCACGGATTGGGAGGAATGGTGGGTATGCTGCTTACCGGAGTATTCGCTACTAAAGCGATAAACGGAGCTGTAGAGCATGACGGATTGTTTTTTGGTGAGACAACGCTTTTTGTGGCACATGTAATCGGTCTGGTAGGGGCGACGCTCTTTACCCTTATCCTGGCTTTTATTTTGTTAAAACTTACAGACCTGATCTCTCCGTTGCGGGTGAGTGAAGAAGAAGAAGAAATAGGACTTGATCTTTCTCAGCATAATGAGAAATTATAA